One Bufo gargarizans isolate SCDJY-AF-19 chromosome 3, ASM1485885v1, whole genome shotgun sequence DNA segment encodes these proteins:
- the LOC122932635 gene encoding claudin-3-like, whose amino-acid sequence MSMELEFLGVAMSILGWLGAFVSCALPMWKVTAFIGNYTVVTQIIWGEQWMNCVVQTTGKMQCEVYDSLLALPQDLQASRALMASSIIIGIFGVLISIIGAKWTNCVQDESAKAKITIVSGVIFILSGLMTLISVSWSANTIIRDFYNPLVVDAQKRELGTSIHIGWVASALLILGGGLLCCTCPPKQEKYPASRVAYSAVTSTDPGYDQKDYI is encoded by the coding sequence ATGTCTATGGAACTTGAGTTCCTAGGTGTGGCAATGTCCATTTTGGGCTGGCTTGGTGCTTTCGTCTCCTGTGCTCTGCCAATGTGGAAGGTGACTGCGTTCATCGGCAACTACACTGTGGTGACCCAGATTATCTGGGGAGAACAGTGGATGAATTGTGTAGTACAAACCACTGGGAAAATGCAGTGTGAAGTCTATGATTCTCTGCTTGCGCTTCCTCAAGATCTTCAAGCTTCTCGAGCCTTGATGGCTAGCTCCATCATCATAGGTATATTTGGAGTCCTCATCTCCATCATTGGAGCGAAGTGGACAAACTGTGTTCAAGATGAGTCAGCAAAAGCCAAGATCACGATTGTATCTGGGGTTATCTTTATTCTTTCAGGACTCATGACACTCATCTCTGTCTCCTGGTCAGCGAATACAATTATTCGTGATTTCTATAACCCTCTAGTTGTGGATGCTCAAAAGAGGGAGTTGGGGACATCAATACACATTGGGTGGGTAGCTTCAGCACTTCTAATTCTTGGAGGTGGCCTGCTATGCTGCACTTGCCCACCAAAACAGGAGAAATACCCTGCATCAAGAGTGGCTTATTCAGCGGTAACGTCCACCGATCCTGGATATGATCAGAAAGACTACATCTAA